A region of Bombyx mori chromosome 13, ASM3026992v2 DNA encodes the following proteins:
- the LOC692949 gene encoding beadex/dLMO protein isoform X2 has product MLAMDVTKEARSSPLPATSQATTVTSAQNPPQPQICAGCSKVITERYLLKALDQLWHEDCLKCGCCDCRLGEVGHTLYTRANLILCKRDYLRLFGNTGYCAACNKVIPAFEMVMRARSNVYHLECFACQQCNHRFCVGDRFYLCENKILCEYDYEERLVFANMAYNPPPLAHLKRQTTHLPPPPTSGAMGGLMNGSGRSGDMNNNMSGSSPAPFAAPPHLKPLGLSATS; this is encoded by the exons ATGCTGGCCATGGACGTTACGAAGGAAGCACGTTCGTCTCCCCTACCAGCTACATCGCAGGCAACGACTGTAACATCTGCACAGAATCCTCCTCAACCACAG ATATGCGCTGGGTGCAGCAAAGTGATCACCGAGCGGTATCTCTTGAAGGCTTTGGATCAACTGTGGCACGAGGACTGTTTGAAGTGCGGCTGCTGCGACTGCCGACTCGGGGAGGTTGGCCACACTCTGTACACGCGCGCCAACCTAATTCTCTGCAAGAGAGATTATTTgag GTTATTCGGCAATACTGGATACTGTGCTGCTTGTAATAAAGTGATCCCCGCGTTCGAAATGGTGATGAGGGCTCGCAGTAACGTCTATCATCTGGAATGTTTCGCTTGCCAACAGTGCAACCACAG ATTTTGTGTGGGCGATCGATTCTATTTATGCGAAAATAAGATTCTCTGCGAGTACGATTACGAAGAGAGGCTGGTTTTCGCAAACATGGCGTACAATCCACCACCGCTGGCACATCTCAAGCGACAGACTACGCATTTGCCTCCACCTCCG ACGAGCGGTGCGATGGGCGGCCTCATGAACGGGTCAGGTCGTTCCGGCGACATGAACAACAACATGTCCGGTTCGTCTCCGGCTCCGTTTGCTGCCCCCCCGCACCTCAAGCCCCTGGGCCTCTCGGCGACTAGCTGA
- the LOC692949 gene encoding beadex/dLMO protein isoform X1, whose protein sequence is MKCERRVPHQPSGSPVLSSQMLAMDVTKEARSSPLPATSQATTVTSAQNPPQPQICAGCSKVITERYLLKALDQLWHEDCLKCGCCDCRLGEVGHTLYTRANLILCKRDYLRLFGNTGYCAACNKVIPAFEMVMRARSNVYHLECFACQQCNHRFCVGDRFYLCENKILCEYDYEERLVFANMAYNPPPLAHLKRQTTHLPPPPTSGAMGGLMNGSGRSGDMNNNMSGSSPAPFAAPPHLKPLGLSATS, encoded by the exons TGCGAGAGGCGAGTGCCGCATCAGCCGAGCGGCAGTCCAGTGTTAAGCTCGCAAATGCTGGCCATGGACGTTACGAAGGAAGCACGTTCGTCTCCCCTACCAGCTACATCGCAGGCAACGACTGTAACATCTGCACAGAATCCTCCTCAACCACAG ATATGCGCTGGGTGCAGCAAAGTGATCACCGAGCGGTATCTCTTGAAGGCTTTGGATCAACTGTGGCACGAGGACTGTTTGAAGTGCGGCTGCTGCGACTGCCGACTCGGGGAGGTTGGCCACACTCTGTACACGCGCGCCAACCTAATTCTCTGCAAGAGAGATTATTTgag GTTATTCGGCAATACTGGATACTGTGCTGCTTGTAATAAAGTGATCCCCGCGTTCGAAATGGTGATGAGGGCTCGCAGTAACGTCTATCATCTGGAATGTTTCGCTTGCCAACAGTGCAACCACAG ATTTTGTGTGGGCGATCGATTCTATTTATGCGAAAATAAGATTCTCTGCGAGTACGATTACGAAGAGAGGCTGGTTTTCGCAAACATGGCGTACAATCCACCACCGCTGGCACATCTCAAGCGACAGACTACGCATTTGCCTCCACCTCCG ACGAGCGGTGCGATGGGCGGCCTCATGAACGGGTCAGGTCGTTCCGGCGACATGAACAACAACATGTCCGGTTCGTCTCCGGCTCCGTTTGCTGCCCCCCCGCACCTCAAGCCCCTGGGCCTCTCGGCGACTAGCTGA
- the LOC692949 gene encoding beadex/dLMO protein (The RefSeq protein has 1 substitution compared to this genomic sequence), whose product MKCERRVPHQPSGSPVLSSQMLAMDVTKEARSSPLPATSQATTVTSAQNPPQPQICAGCSKVITERYLLKALDQLWHEDCLKCGCCDCRLGEVGHTLYTRANLILCKRDYLRLFGNTGYCAACNKVIPAFEMVMRARSNVYHLECFACQQCNHRFCVGDRFYLCENKILCEYDYEERLVFANMAYNPPPLAHLKRQTTHLPPPPTSGAMGGLMNGSGRSGSVCCPPAPQAPGPLGDQLRLPRMRRGPPVCQVSKLNSRTKLSKRPKD is encoded by the exons TGCGAGAGGCGAGTGCCGCATCAGCCGAGCGGCAGTCCAGTGTTAAGCTCGCAAATGCTGGCCATGGACGTTACGAAGGAAGCACGTTCGTCTCCCCTACCAGCTACATCGCAGGCAACGACTGTAACATCTGCACAGAATCCTCCTCAACCACAG ATATGCGCTGGGTGCAGCAAAGTGATCACCGAGCGGTATCTCTTGAAGGCTTTGGATCAACTGTGGCACGAGGACTGTTTGAAGTGCGGCTGCTGCGACTGCCGACTCGGGGAGGTTGGCCACACTCTGTACACGCGCGCCAACCTAATTCTCTGCAAGAGAGATTATTTgag GTTATTCGGCAATACTGGATACTGTGCTGCTTGTAATAAAGTGATCCCCGCGTTCGAAATGGTGATGAGGGCTCGCAGTAACGTCTATCATCTGGAATGTTTCGCTTGCCAACAGTGCAACCACAG ATTTTGTGTGGGCGATCGATTCTATTTATGCGAAAATAAGATTCTCTGCGAGTACGATTACGAAGAGAGGCTGGTTTTCGCAAACATGGCGTACAATCCACCACCGCTGGCACATCTCAAGCGACAGACTACGCATTTGCCTCCACCTCCG ACGAGCGGTGCGATGGGCGGCCTCATGAACGGGTCAGGTCGT TCCGGCTCCGTTTGCTGCCCCCCCGCACCTCAAGCCCCTGGGCCTCTCGGCGACTAGCTGAGATTACCGCGTATGAGACGCGGCCCACCCGTATGCCAAGTATCAAAACTGAACAGTCGTACTAAACTAAGTAAGCGACCCAAAGACTAG